CAACCTAGTCAAGCAGTAGCATGTTTAAAAATAGGTCAGCAACAATTTCTAAATTCAAAAACACTTTACTATAAATTATATGAAGCTTTTTGGTCTTTAGGAGATTATGAAGAAGCTACATTTTCTTTGGCAAGGGTGGTTCGCATATCATTTGATGAGGAAGAAAGACTTAAAGAAACAGAGAAACTAAAAAAGATTATACCTCAACTGTATCGATTGTTGGGTGATGATAAAACCAAACAAATTATCGCTGAGGCAACTTTAATCATGGGTGAGGGTGACGAGCGGGCATTCCCTATTGATAAAGATGCAAAAAGTTGGGTTAATAGGACGCTTATAGATAGTAAAGGGAAAAAATATTTAGTGAATATTTACAAAGGATATATGGCGAATGATTTAAATTTAAATGTCCGATATTTTTTGAAAACAGAAATAATCCAAGGGACAAATCATCGTTACGCTAAATTGAAGTTAAATAAGAGAAGTATTTTGCCAATTTCAAGTGATTTAAATGAAGCTTCTATTGAAATTACAAAAACTGGTGGCGAGCCATCTATTATAAACGCTTCGAATATGCAAAGTAATCGACTGAACTATCTTCAACTTGACGTAGGAGAGTATAAATTAAAGAGTAAGCAAGAATTTTTTGTCGGAAAGCCGATTCAAAATGAGTTTACAGAAAAAAATAAGTTAGTGATTGTTTTATATATTGATGGTCTATCTCAAAGATTTTTAGAAGAGTATGGGCTGGATGCATTGATGCCTAATACCGCACAATATTTTAAAGAAGGCTATTGGAATAAAAATTGTTATACAACAAGTGATTGGACCTTTCCAAGCGTGGCAAGTATCTTTACAGGACAATCGGTAATAAGGCATAAAGTATATCACCCAAATACGAATATTGATATACATAAAAGAGGAGAGATGTACACAGGGAAATTCAAAGTGCATGGTCTATTTACAACACAAATAAATAATAATTGGCGTATTACACCGAGTAGTGGATATATGGAAGATTTCGATCGAATCATTTTTCAACATTTCCGTGGAGGATTTGCAATTGCCGAAGTGTTAGGTGAAGCAATAGAACATCTATCATCCCTCCCGAATAACGACCATTTTTTATGGCTTGGAATTGAAGATTTGCATGATATTGCGGATGGATTCAATCAAGATTTATATCAGCAAACGCATTTAACCTTGGAAGAACGGCTAATGAATGAAATGGCGGAAGT
This portion of the Solibacillus daqui genome encodes:
- a CDS encoding sulfatase-like hydrolase/transferase, with the protein product MKEISIDRIFAMKETCNEISKLISQNKLEQALNELQMTNESEKTEKYYELLSTVFIKTKQPSQAVACLKIGQQQFLNSKTLYYKLYEAFWSLGDYEEATFSLARVVRISFDEEERLKETEKLKKIIPQLYRLLGDDKTKQIIAEATLIMGEGDERAFPIDKDAKSWVNRTLIDSKGKKYLVNIYKGYMANDLNLNVRYFLKTEIIQGTNHRYAKLKLNKRSILPISSDLNEASIEITKTGGEPSIINASNMQSNRLNYLQLDVGEYKLKSKQEFFVGKPIQNEFTEKNKLVIVLYIDGLSQRFLEEYGLDALMPNTAQYFKEGYWNKNCYTTSDWTFPSVASIFTGQSVIRHKVYHPNTNIDIHKRGEMYTGKFKVHGLFTTQINNNWRITPSSGYMEDFDRIIFQHFRGGFAIAEVLGEAIEHLSSLPNNDHFLWLGIEDLHDIADGFNQDLYQQTHLTLEERLMNEMAEVSVNAEYSADKLIKYKNQLNRIDLYLESFYHYLNKNHEKDDVYISIISDHGQGYIENNEEFLNEGRRKVPFLFKGPNVPNKISDELMAITDYFPNMLTAIGANAELTHENDAVILKDFGGTGRDMAITETIHPDNPYRIAITDGNSIFRLHTVEKAEKDGLIHLEKVKVELVDKETEQNIMNKYPEKVEAYIEFVINRVKHFQYI